The Agromyces sp. LHK192 genome includes a window with the following:
- a CDS encoding 3-methyladenine DNA glycosylase — protein sequence MTSPAAPIAVADPATAIVLPERAWREREAAHEARADALTRAHRDRAARRERHPIEDFLFTYYSYSPSLLRRWHPGPGVDLDGAAGDARAAWRWYSPGAASGSLTVDPAAIRAEKAPMLGAIERMLRLTAARPASFGCFGLHEWAMVYRQPEHRHPVPLRLGQAATDEVVDAHDLRCTHIDAFRFFTPEAVPRNRFAPTRESQPQLEQPGCLHANMDVYKWVVKLGPLVPGELLLDAFELARDIRYLDMQASPYDMEPWGGDPVRIETAEGKAEYVRRQRGFAERANALRARILAAAFAVDA from the coding sequence ATGACCTCGCCCGCCGCACCGATCGCCGTCGCCGACCCGGCGACGGCGATCGTGCTGCCCGAGCGGGCCTGGCGCGAGCGCGAGGCCGCGCACGAGGCGCGCGCCGATGCGCTGACCCGCGCGCACCGGGATCGCGCGGCCCGACGCGAGCGGCATCCGATCGAAGACTTCCTCTTCACGTACTACTCGTACTCGCCGAGCCTGCTGCGCCGGTGGCATCCCGGCCCGGGCGTCGACCTCGACGGGGCCGCCGGCGACGCGCGTGCCGCGTGGCGCTGGTACTCCCCCGGCGCGGCGAGCGGCTCGCTGACGGTGGACCCCGCGGCCATCCGTGCGGAGAAGGCGCCGATGCTCGGCGCGATCGAGCGGATGCTCCGCCTCACCGCTGCACGACCTGCGAGCTTCGGATGCTTCGGCCTCCACGAGTGGGCGATGGTGTATCGCCAGCCCGAGCATCGGCATCCGGTGCCGTTGCGGCTGGGGCAGGCGGCGACCGACGAGGTCGTCGACGCGCACGACCTGCGCTGCACGCACATCGACGCGTTCCGGTTCTTCACCCCTGAGGCGGTGCCGCGCAACCGGTTCGCGCCGACGCGCGAGTCGCAGCCGCAGCTCGAGCAGCCCGGATGCCTGCACGCCAACATGGACGTCTACAAGTGGGTCGTGAAGCTCGGCCCGCTCGTGCCGGGCGAGCTGCTGCTCGACGCGTTCGAGCTCGCGCGCGACATCCGGTACCTCGACATGCAGGCGTCACCGTACGACATGGAGCCGTGGGGCGGCGACCCCGTGCGCATCGAGACGGCCGAGGGCAAGGCCGAGTACGTGCGGCGGCAGCGCGGGTTCGCGGAGCGGGCGAATGCGCTGCGCGCGCGCATCCTCGCGGCGGCGTTCGCGGTCGACGCCTGA
- a CDS encoding siderophore-interacting protein, whose translation MASSNIVVTHAETGLVTAEVVEARRISPNFVRVTIEGDELAAWRDLGFDQWFRLAVPTNDHNRFDNLSDTFNTAAYLKYLTLPKATRPVIRNYTVREFRREQRRMDIDFVVHGDHGIAGPWAQRFPVGDTVGLIDQGCGFTPKGADTTVLVGDETALPAVVGILRDLPREASGHAIIELADLADRQDVAAPDGFSVHWLERAKGQTPAEAALARLRDLPAFEGSVEAFAGGESKLATGARRHLVGDRGVAKQAVSFCGYWRHQ comes from the coding sequence ATGGCATCCAGCAACATCGTCGTCACCCACGCCGAGACCGGTCTCGTGACCGCCGAGGTCGTCGAGGCCCGGCGGATCTCGCCGAACTTCGTCCGGGTCACGATCGAGGGCGACGAGCTCGCCGCATGGCGCGACCTCGGATTCGACCAGTGGTTCCGCCTCGCCGTGCCGACGAACGACCACAACCGCTTCGACAACCTGTCGGACACGTTCAACACGGCCGCCTACCTCAAGTACCTCACACTGCCGAAGGCGACGCGGCCGGTGATCCGCAACTACACGGTCCGCGAGTTCCGCCGCGAGCAGCGGCGGATGGACATCGACTTCGTCGTGCACGGCGACCACGGCATCGCCGGACCCTGGGCGCAGCGGTTCCCCGTCGGCGACACGGTCGGCCTGATCGACCAGGGCTGCGGGTTCACGCCCAAGGGGGCCGACACGACCGTGCTCGTCGGCGACGAGACCGCGCTGCCGGCCGTCGTGGGCATCCTGCGCGACCTGCCGCGCGAGGCGAGCGGCCACGCGATCATCGAGCTCGCGGACCTCGCCGACCGGCAGGACGTCGCCGCGCCCGACGGGTTCTCGGTGCACTGGCTCGAGCGCGCGAAGGGACAGACGCCGGCCGAAGCGGCGCTCGCCCGGCTGCGCGACCTGCCGGCGTTCGAGGGGTCCGTCGAGGCGTTCGCGGGGGGCGAGTCGAAGCTCGCGACCGGCGCACGGCGTCACCTCGTGGGCGATCGCGGCGTCGCCAAGCAGGCCGTGTCGTTCTGCGGGTACTGGCGCCACCAGTAG
- the sigJ gene encoding RNA polymerase sigma factor SigJ, whose amino-acid sequence MTPADPDASDPGASDPVDAERGRLLGLAYRMLGSTADAEDAVQETYLRWYRMPQAERDGVDNVAAWLTTAASRVCLDVLGSARARRERYVGEWLPEPIPESAAGTFGYSVGARAGAGRGDDPLERAALDESVSAAVLVLLESLSPAERVAFVLHDVFAVPFDEIAEAVGRTPAASRQLASSARRHVREGRRRAASREEHDGVVRAFLAAAAGGSIDLLVGLLDPAVELHGDGGGLATAVRRPVLGPDHVSRFLAGTVAKRPGMTVDLRGTADGLALVAAEGGVVDTVMVFEVEDGRITRIWTMRNPAKLRLWNA is encoded by the coding sequence ATGACGCCTGCCGACCCGGATGCCTCGGACCCGGGTGCCTCGGACCCGGTCGACGCCGAACGCGGCCGGTTGCTGGGCCTCGCGTATCGCATGCTGGGATCGACCGCCGACGCCGAGGACGCCGTGCAGGAGACGTACCTGCGCTGGTACCGGATGCCGCAGGCCGAACGCGACGGCGTCGACAACGTCGCCGCGTGGCTCACCACTGCTGCGAGCCGGGTGTGCCTGGACGTGCTCGGGTCGGCGCGGGCGCGCCGCGAACGGTACGTCGGCGAGTGGCTGCCCGAGCCGATCCCGGAGTCGGCGGCGGGAACGTTCGGCTACTCGGTCGGGGCGCGAGCAGGTGCCGGTCGCGGCGACGACCCGCTCGAGCGCGCCGCGCTGGACGAGTCGGTGAGCGCGGCCGTGCTGGTGCTGCTCGAGTCGCTGTCGCCGGCCGAGCGCGTCGCGTTCGTGTTGCACGACGTGTTCGCCGTGCCGTTCGACGAGATCGCCGAGGCCGTCGGCCGGACGCCCGCCGCGAGCCGGCAGCTCGCGTCGTCCGCGCGACGCCACGTGCGCGAGGGCCGACGGCGCGCGGCATCGCGTGAGGAGCACGACGGCGTCGTCCGGGCGTTCCTCGCCGCGGCCGCGGGCGGAAGCATCGACCTGCTCGTCGGGCTCCTCGACCCCGCCGTCGAACTGCACGGCGACGGGGGCGGCCTGGCCACGGCCGTCCGACGGCCGGTGCTGGGGCCCGACCACGTGTCGCGGTTCCTCGCCGGCACGGTGGCGAAGCGCCCCGGAATGACGGTCGACCTCCGCGGCACGGCCGACGGCCTCGCGCTCGTGGCAGCCGAGGGCGGCGTCGTCGACACGGTGATGGTGTTCGAGGTGGAGGACGGGCGCATCACGCGCATCTGGACGATGCGCAACCCGGCCAAGCTCCGGCTCTGGAACGCGTGA
- a CDS encoding DUF4287 domain-containing protein — MSFQAYLDNAEAKTGVTPRQFIDLAREQGFDESTKTTPIIAWLKADYGLGHGHAAALAHVITKGPKIDAKHVNSGGTHADPSDTLWLDGAATKPPGF, encoded by the coding sequence ATGTCATTCCAGGCCTATCTCGACAACGCCGAGGCGAAGACCGGGGTCACGCCGCGGCAGTTCATCGACCTCGCCCGCGAACAGGGCTTCGACGAGTCCACGAAGACGACGCCGATCATCGCCTGGCTCAAGGCGGACTACGGCCTGGGCCACGGTCACGCGGCCGCGCTCGCCCATGTCATCACCAAGGGCCCGAAGATCGACGCCAAGCACGTGAACTCGGGCGGCACGCACGCCGACCCGTCGGACACGCTCTGGCTCGACGGTGCCGCCACCAAGCCCCCGGGCTTCTGA
- a CDS encoding 1-aminocyclopropane-1-carboxylate deaminase: MALADFPRHRLTFGPSPIHPVDRLSAHLGGARVWMKREDVSSGLAFGGNKTRKLEYLVPDALAKGADTLVSIGGVQSNHTRQVAAVAAHLGLKAVLVQEHWVDWPDSVNDRVGNILLSRLMGADVRLDSAGFSIGFRDSWKQAIADVEASGGVPYAIPAGASDHPLGGLGFANWAHEVAAQEAELGVFFDTIVVCAVTGSTQAGMIAGFADLQEHFGGRPRTVIGIDASAKLDETRDQVARIARNTAATIDLGRDLRDDEITVLEGWAGDEYGVPVESTDEAMRLTASLEGVILDPVYEGKSMAGLIDLVATGRIAKDANVLYAHLGGQPAINAYSGRYH, translated from the coding sequence ATGGCCCTCGCCGACTTCCCCCGTCATCGCCTCACGTTCGGGCCGAGCCCGATCCACCCGGTCGACCGGCTCAGCGCCCACCTCGGCGGCGCCCGCGTCTGGATGAAGCGCGAAGACGTCTCGAGCGGGCTCGCCTTCGGCGGCAACAAGACCCGCAAGCTCGAGTACCTCGTGCCCGACGCGCTCGCGAAGGGCGCGGACACGCTCGTGTCGATCGGCGGCGTCCAGTCGAACCACACCCGGCAGGTCGCCGCCGTCGCCGCGCACCTCGGGCTCAAGGCCGTGCTCGTGCAGGAGCACTGGGTGGACTGGCCCGACTCCGTCAACGACCGGGTCGGCAACATCCTGCTCTCCCGGCTCATGGGCGCCGACGTCCGGCTCGACTCGGCCGGCTTCAGCATCGGCTTCCGGGACTCGTGGAAGCAGGCGATCGCCGACGTCGAGGCATCCGGCGGAGTGCCCTACGCGATCCCGGCGGGGGCATCCGACCACCCGCTCGGCGGACTCGGATTCGCGAACTGGGCGCACGAGGTCGCCGCGCAGGAGGCCGAGCTCGGCGTGTTCTTCGACACCATCGTGGTGTGCGCCGTCACCGGGTCGACGCAGGCCGGCATGATCGCCGGATTCGCCGACCTGCAGGAGCACTTCGGCGGCCGCCCTCGCACGGTGATCGGCATCGACGCCTCGGCGAAGCTCGACGAGACGCGCGACCAGGTCGCCCGCATCGCCCGGAACACGGCGGCGACCATCGACCTCGGCCGCGACCTGCGCGACGACGAGATCACGGTGCTGGAGGGGTGGGCCGGCGACGAGTACGGCGTCCCCGTCGAGTCGACCGACGAGGCGATGCGGCTCACGGCGAGCCTCGAGGGCGTGATCCTCGACCCGGTCTACGAGGGCAAGTCGATGGCCGGACTGATCGACCTCGTCGCGACCGGCCGGATCGCGAAGGACGCCAACGTGCTCTACGCGCATCTCGGCGGGCAGCCCGCGATCAACGCGTACAGCGGTCGGTACCATTGA
- a CDS encoding beta-galactosidase family protein, with translation MSRFTIGETDFELDGRPVRILAGALHYFRVHPDLWADRIRKARLMGLNTIETYVAWNLHEPRRGQWRADAELDLGRFLDLVAAEGMHAIVRPGPYICAEFDGGGLPAWLFRDREVGIRRSEPRYVDAVTGYLRRVYEIVVPRQVDAGGPVVLVQIENEYGAYGSDKAYLQHLVDVTREAGVTVPLTTIDQPTPEMLAAGSLPGLHLTGSFGSRVPDRLATLREFQPTGPLVCMEFWCGWFDDWGSHHHVTDASASAAELDALLAAGGSVNIYMFHGGTNFGLTTGANDKGRYAPITTSYDYDAPLDESGHPTEKYFAFREVIAKYAPVPDEVPGLRPAAPVVETPLDPGPRLLEIAEALGEASDHRGMPTFDDLEHYRGFAVFTTRIDRGGPATLTIGEEVRDRAWVLIDGSPVGVLARDAHERAIVLPDASGELAIVVEDQGRVDYGVRIGEHKGLVGGVHLDGEELTGWRVVPIDLDRVVETVEQAQADAPAALAGRGWWPGSAPTAPRSFGPGPGFATATFDLDGPADLFLDTLDWGKGVVWVNGFLLGRYWRRGPQRTLVVPSPVTRAGENRVVVLEFEAFADASLRTLAHPELGHTEV, from the coding sequence GTGAGCCGCTTCACGATCGGCGAGACCGACTTCGAACTCGACGGCCGGCCCGTCCGCATCCTCGCGGGTGCCCTCCACTACTTCCGTGTCCACCCCGACCTGTGGGCCGACCGCATCCGCAAGGCGCGCCTGATGGGGCTGAACACCATCGAGACGTACGTCGCCTGGAACCTCCACGAGCCCCGCCGTGGGCAGTGGCGCGCCGACGCCGAGCTCGATCTCGGCCGGTTCCTCGACCTCGTCGCAGCCGAGGGGATGCACGCGATCGTGCGCCCGGGCCCGTACATCTGCGCCGAGTTCGACGGCGGCGGACTGCCGGCGTGGCTCTTCCGCGACCGGGAGGTCGGCATCCGGCGCTCGGAACCCCGCTACGTCGATGCCGTCACCGGCTACCTCCGGCGCGTCTACGAGATCGTCGTGCCGCGGCAGGTCGACGCGGGCGGCCCGGTCGTGCTGGTGCAGATCGAGAACGAGTACGGGGCGTACGGCTCGGACAAGGCGTACCTGCAGCATCTCGTCGACGTCACGCGCGAGGCCGGCGTCACGGTGCCGCTCACCACCATCGACCAGCCGACGCCGGAGATGCTCGCTGCGGGCAGCCTGCCCGGCCTGCACCTCACGGGGTCGTTCGGCTCTCGGGTTCCCGACCGCCTCGCGACCCTGCGCGAGTTCCAGCCGACGGGTCCGCTGGTCTGCATGGAGTTCTGGTGCGGATGGTTCGACGACTGGGGATCGCATCACCACGTGACGGATGCCTCGGCCTCGGCCGCCGAGCTCGACGCGCTGCTCGCGGCCGGCGGCTCGGTCAACATCTACATGTTCCACGGCGGCACGAACTTCGGGCTGACCACGGGCGCGAACGACAAGGGCCGGTACGCCCCGATCACCACGAGCTACGACTACGACGCGCCGCTCGACGAGAGCGGTCACCCGACCGAGAAGTACTTCGCGTTCCGCGAGGTCATCGCGAAGTACGCGCCGGTGCCCGACGAGGTCCCGGGCCTGCGACCGGCCGCCCCGGTGGTGGAGACGCCGCTCGACCCCGGCCCCCGCCTGCTCGAGATCGCCGAGGCGCTCGGCGAGGCATCCGATCATCGCGGGATGCCGACGTTCGACGACCTGGAGCACTACCGCGGCTTCGCGGTCTTCACGACCCGGATCGACCGCGGCGGCCCCGCGACGCTCACGATCGGCGAGGAGGTGCGCGACCGGGCGTGGGTGCTGATCGACGGGTCGCCCGTCGGCGTGCTGGCCCGCGATGCGCACGAACGCGCGATCGTGCTGCCGGACGCATCCGGCGAGCTCGCGATCGTGGTCGAGGACCAGGGGCGCGTCGACTACGGGGTCCGCATCGGCGAGCACAAGGGACTCGTCGGCGGCGTCCACCTCGACGGCGAGGAGCTGACCGGCTGGCGAGTCGTGCCGATCGACCTCGATCGCGTGGTCGAGACGGTCGAACAGGCGCAGGCGGATGCCCCCGCCGCGCTCGCCGGCCGCGGCTGGTGGCCAGGGTCGGCGCCGACCGCGCCGCGCTCGTTCGGGCCGGGTCCGGGTTTCGCGACCGCCACGTTCGACCTCGACGGGCCCGCCGACCTGTTCCTCGACACGCTCGACTGGGGCAAGGGCGTCGTATGGGTCAACGGGTTCCTGCTCGGCCGGTACTGGCGGCGCGGCCCGCAGCGCACGCTCGTCGTGCCGTCGCCCGTGACGCGTGCGGGCGAGAACCGGGTCGTGGTGCTCGAGTTCGAGGCGTTCGCGGATGCCTCGCTGCGCACGCTCGCGCACCCCGAACTCGGGCACACCGAGGTCTGA
- a CDS encoding DUF5937 family protein gives MDRNIVEFRLAPHDVSAIRFGVSPGHELCHAVRVVQRPAEHPLQWGWLRQVRDRVPRDAFDLLAMVIGPEGYFPDFFTTTPTWDTTPEDEAARLREVPAELIRADLAKMVLRSVGPRQQAIERMREQPERARALIADAWSEVWRTMLDPVWAQLERVLRADIAVRSRRAATEGLARMIGAMHPHVSWGDDAVLVEMRAFSEVLDCRGIGLVLVPSVFGSRGCAVLTEQPAQPTLFYPALGVTERWARDAPEVEHALGALLGPTRAAILLGAHEPRTTSQVAADAELAISTASHHLTVLRDAGFVASERDGARVFHVRTPLGEAVVGAAVSGPA, from the coding sequence GTGGATCGAAACATCGTGGAGTTCCGCCTCGCGCCGCACGACGTCTCGGCGATCCGGTTCGGCGTCTCGCCCGGGCACGAACTGTGCCATGCGGTGCGGGTCGTGCAACGCCCGGCGGAGCATCCGCTGCAGTGGGGGTGGCTGCGCCAGGTTCGCGACCGCGTGCCACGCGACGCGTTCGACCTGCTCGCGATGGTGATCGGCCCGGAGGGGTACTTCCCGGACTTCTTCACGACGACGCCGACCTGGGACACGACGCCCGAGGACGAGGCCGCACGCCTGCGGGAGGTGCCGGCCGAGCTCATCCGCGCCGACCTCGCCAAGATGGTGCTCCGCTCCGTCGGCCCGCGGCAGCAGGCGATCGAACGGATGCGCGAGCAGCCTGAACGCGCCCGCGCCCTCATCGCCGACGCGTGGAGCGAGGTCTGGCGCACCATGCTCGACCCGGTCTGGGCCCAGCTCGAGCGCGTGCTGCGCGCCGACATCGCCGTCAGGTCGCGGCGGGCGGCGACCGAGGGCCTCGCGCGCATGATCGGCGCGATGCATCCGCACGTGAGCTGGGGCGACGACGCCGTGCTCGTCGAGATGCGCGCGTTCTCGGAGGTGCTCGACTGCCGCGGTATCGGGCTCGTGCTGGTGCCCTCGGTGTTCGGGTCCCGCGGCTGCGCCGTGCTCACCGAACAGCCGGCGCAGCCCACGCTGTTCTATCCGGCGCTGGGCGTCACCGAACGGTGGGCGCGCGACGCACCGGAGGTCGAGCACGCCCTCGGCGCGCTGCTCGGCCCGACCCGCGCGGCGATCCTGCTCGGCGCCCACGAACCGCGCACGACCTCGCAGGTCGCGGCCGACGCCGAACTCGCGATCTCGACCGCGTCGCACCACCTCACGGTGCTGCGCGATGCCGGGTTCGTGGCATCCGAACGCGACGGAGCCCGGGTGTTCCACGTCCGCACGCCGCTCGGCGAGGCCGTCGTGGGCGCGGCGGTATCGGGGCCGGCGTGA
- a CDS encoding SDR family oxidoreductase, with the protein MKIAVAGGTGTLGRHVVEIARERGHEVVVLSRASGVDLVAGTGLAAALAGVEVVVDVSNVSTLKAAESEVFFTTVTRNLLAAERDAGVGHHVALSIVGVDRAPYAYYAGKVAQERAVESGDVPWTILRATQFHEFAGQMLENLTVAGIHLAPRARTQPIAAHEVAQRLVELAEGAPAGRVADLAGPREEQLDDMVRRLVRARALRGPVIAVSLPGKQMAAMRRGEALPGRDAQLGRQTYEEWLGTQVAA; encoded by the coding sequence ATGAAGATCGCCGTCGCCGGGGGAACCGGAACGCTCGGCCGCCACGTCGTCGAGATCGCCCGGGAGCGCGGGCACGAGGTCGTGGTGCTGTCGCGGGCCTCGGGCGTCGACCTCGTCGCGGGCACCGGGCTCGCCGCCGCCCTCGCTGGCGTGGAGGTCGTCGTCGACGTGAGCAACGTGTCGACGCTGAAGGCCGCCGAGAGCGAGGTGTTCTTCACGACCGTCACCCGCAACCTGCTGGCTGCCGAGCGCGACGCGGGCGTCGGCCACCACGTCGCCCTGTCGATCGTCGGCGTCGACCGCGCGCCGTACGCGTACTACGCCGGAAAGGTCGCGCAGGAGCGCGCGGTCGAGTCGGGAGACGTGCCGTGGACGATCCTGCGGGCGACGCAGTTCCACGAGTTCGCGGGGCAGATGCTCGAGAACCTCACCGTCGCCGGCATCCACCTCGCCCCGCGGGCGCGCACGCAGCCGATCGCCGCGCACGAGGTCGCGCAGCGCCTGGTCGAGCTCGCCGAGGGGGCGCCCGCCGGCCGCGTGGCGGATCTCGCGGGACCGCGCGAGGAGCAGCTCGACGACATGGTGCGCCGGCTCGTGCGCGCTCGGGCGCTTCGCGGTCCGGTGATCGCCGTGAGCCTGCCCGGCAAGCAGATGGCGGCGATGCGCCGCGGCGAGGCGCTGCCCGGCCGCGATGCGCAGCTTGGCCGGCAGACGTACGAGGAGTGGCTGGGCACCCAGGTCGCGGCCTGA
- a CDS encoding acyltransferase family protein, producing the protein MPDTRPALRAPRRLDIQGLRAIAVLAVIAYHVRPSWLPGGFVGVDVFFVISGFLITGALVRELDSNGRIRLRRFWGRRVRRLMPAATLVILVTLLVAYLVMPPTAWAGLAAQGIAASVSVQNWALLANSVNYLHASELPSPLQHFWSLSVEEQYYLVLPLVLIAAAWFAVRTGGRSRTWLLGAVSVIAVASFVFGVVQSRVQPDVAYLSTATRAWELLIGSMLAIVLPGLRIGPRTAGALALTGAVALVASLWLITGTMPFPGIVALVPTIATAALIASGAANETRVGRVLGSRPLTFVGDISYSAYLWHWPLVVFAISLTGSAALPLWVVAMILAATGVLAVLSKRHVEDRFLHPSPPVEPQRRRDRFRRSSLALGSALVLSTVLAGSALQFGLVRAEAAQADFDAVAYPGARLLDPDFHASNVPDGPVPPRPTSLSLQKIERQLTPECMSIVADSSITTCSGGDPEGDRTVALVGDSHAAEWLPALDEIGAREGWRIVVIAKQSCPLTTLGQADDGYVDGDPVYPACEAWNDRVTPFLRELAPSLIVTSAAEYSTRHDFAPGDPVFEQIAAQAHTEAFMSIATPETPVVAIVETPTFPGHSIPECLETPGRTVAECAESMDRSRSHAPSRLRVAAELAGSVGLIDVNPLICPPSGCRPVSGNVVVYRDDNHLTPQFVESLTWFIEQQLRTQHPSLFDRGSGPAG; encoded by the coding sequence GTGCCCGACACGCGCCCCGCTCTCCGCGCGCCCAGACGCCTGGACATCCAGGGACTGCGCGCGATCGCGGTCCTGGCCGTCATCGCCTACCACGTGCGACCGAGTTGGCTGCCCGGCGGCTTCGTCGGTGTGGACGTGTTCTTCGTGATCTCGGGGTTCCTCATCACGGGCGCCCTCGTACGCGAACTCGACTCGAACGGCCGGATCCGCCTCCGCCGATTCTGGGGGCGACGCGTTCGACGGCTGATGCCCGCGGCGACGCTGGTGATCCTGGTCACGCTGCTGGTGGCGTACCTGGTGATGCCGCCCACCGCGTGGGCCGGGCTCGCCGCGCAGGGCATCGCCGCCTCGGTGTCCGTGCAGAACTGGGCCCTTCTCGCGAACTCCGTGAACTACCTCCACGCCAGTGAGCTGCCCAGCCCGCTCCAGCATTTCTGGTCGCTCTCGGTGGAGGAGCAGTACTACCTCGTCCTGCCCCTCGTGCTGATCGCTGCGGCGTGGTTCGCCGTTCGAACGGGCGGCCGGTCACGGACGTGGCTCCTCGGCGCGGTCTCGGTCATCGCCGTCGCCTCGTTCGTGTTCGGCGTCGTGCAGTCCAGGGTGCAGCCCGACGTGGCGTACCTCTCGACCGCGACACGCGCCTGGGAGCTGCTGATCGGCTCCATGCTCGCGATCGTCCTCCCGGGGTTGCGGATCGGGCCTCGCACAGCCGGCGCGCTCGCGCTCACGGGAGCGGTCGCACTCGTCGCGAGCCTTTGGCTGATCACCGGGACGATGCCGTTCCCGGGGATCGTCGCACTCGTCCCGACGATCGCGACGGCCGCGCTCATCGCGTCGGGCGCCGCGAACGAGACGAGGGTCGGCCGGGTGCTCGGGTCGCGGCCGCTCACGTTCGTCGGCGACATCTCCTACAGCGCCTACCTCTGGCATTGGCCGCTCGTGGTGTTCGCCATCTCGCTCACCGGCTCGGCCGCCCTTCCGCTCTGGGTGGTCGCGATGATTCTCGCAGCGACGGGCGTCCTGGCCGTGCTCTCGAAACGCCACGTGGAGGATCGGTTCCTTCATCCGAGCCCGCCCGTGGAGCCGCAGCGCCGACGCGATCGATTCCGCCGGAGCTCCCTCGCGCTCGGGAGCGCGCTGGTGCTCTCGACCGTGCTCGCCGGCAGTGCCCTGCAGTTCGGGCTCGTGCGCGCCGAGGCGGCGCAGGCCGACTTCGACGCCGTCGCCTATCCCGGTGCGCGGCTGCTCGACCCCGACTTCCACGCGTCGAATGTCCCCGACGGGCCGGTCCCGCCCCGTCCGACGTCCTTGAGCCTGCAGAAGATCGAACGGCAACTCACTCCGGAGTGCATGTCCATCGTCGCCGATTCGTCGATCACCACGTGCTCCGGCGGAGATCCGGAGGGCGACCGCACCGTTGCGCTCGTCGGCGACTCCCACGCCGCTGAATGGCTTCCCGCGCTCGACGAGATCGGCGCCCGCGAAGGCTGGCGCATCGTCGTCATCGCCAAGCAGTCGTGTCCGCTCACGACACTCGGGCAGGCCGACGACGGGTACGTGGACGGAGATCCGGTCTACCCGGCATGCGAGGCGTGGAACGATCGCGTCACGCCCTTCCTCCGGGAGTTGGCGCCTTCGTTGATCGTCACGTCCGCCGCCGAGTACTCGACGCGCCACGACTTCGCGCCGGGCGATCCCGTCTTCGAGCAGATCGCGGCGCAGGCCCACACCGAAGCGTTCATGTCGATCGCGACCCCCGAAACACCCGTCGTCGCCATCGTCGAGACGCCGACGTTCCCGGGGCACAGTATCCCCGAGTGTCTGGAGACCCCGGGCCGAACGGTCGCGGAGTGCGCCGAATCGATGGATCGCTCGCGCTCGCACGCACCGTCGCGGCTCCGGGTGGCGGCGGAGCTTGCCGGCTCGGTCGGCCTCATCGACGTGAACCCGCTCATCTGCCCCCCGAGCGGCTGCCGCCCGGTCTCGGGGAACGTGGTCGTCTACCGCGACGACAACCACCTCACGCCGCAGTTCGTGGAGAGCCTCACCTGGTTCATCGAGCAGCAGCTACGCACCCAGCACCCGTCGCTCTTCGACCGCGGCAGCGGGCCAGCCGGCTGA